A stretch of [Clostridium] scindens DNA encodes these proteins:
- a CDS encoding DUF3810 domain-containing protein, whose protein sequence is MKRKRLHRTNRIKGIAGCILLAAGFALLFISRLSQEFAHWYSTKVYPVWVGTTGRLMNLFPFSVSEVLLYIMIVIILLSAGVLIIKEVRGKAGKKEACSWGMGVFLLAASLFFLYVLNCGVNYHRESFSESSGIQVKDYTAGDLKEVCQWLTQKVNETSSQVERDQDGVMVLDIPMEKYAAEAMRSLGKEYPELAGYYPRPKGLLVPWILSIQNLTGVYSPFTVEANYNSGMTDYNIPFTACHELSHLRGFMQEEEANFIAYLACSRSVNVQFRYSGNLLGWVYCMSVLHTVDYDAWEEVRQTLAPEVEPDLAANREYWARYDGAVAEVSNKVNDTYLKANGQDDGVKSYDRMVDLIVAYYLQVILA, encoded by the coding sequence ATGAAGAGGAAGAGACTACATAGAACGAACCGAATAAAAGGAATCGCCGGCTGCATATTATTGGCAGCCGGTTTTGCACTGCTTTTTATCTCCAGATTATCCCAGGAGTTTGCCCACTGGTACAGCACGAAGGTGTATCCGGTCTGGGTGGGAACCACAGGCAGGCTGATGAACCTTTTTCCTTTTTCCGTGTCTGAAGTTCTTCTGTATATCATGATTGTCATTATTCTATTGTCTGCAGGAGTGCTGATTATAAAAGAAGTGAGAGGAAAGGCAGGGAAGAAGGAGGCGTGTTCCTGGGGAATGGGCGTGTTCCTGCTTGCGGCCTCTCTGTTCTTTCTCTATGTATTAAACTGCGGGGTCAACTACCACCGGGAATCCTTCTCGGAGAGTTCGGGCATCCAAGTAAAAGACTATACGGCGGGCGATTTAAAAGAAGTCTGCCAGTGGCTTACCCAGAAGGTAAATGAGACAAGCAGCCAGGTGGAGCGCGATCAAGACGGAGTGATGGTACTGGATATCCCGATGGAGAAATACGCAGCAGAGGCAATGAGGAGCCTGGGGAAGGAATATCCGGAACTGGCCGGATATTATCCCCGGCCTAAGGGATTGCTGGTGCCTTGGATACTCTCTATCCAGAATCTGACAGGGGTCTATTCGCCGTTTACCGTAGAAGCGAATTATAACAGCGGGATGACAGATTACAATATTCCTTTTACCGCCTGCCACGAACTTTCCCATCTGAGAGGATTCATGCAGGAAGAGGAAGCCAATTTCATCGCCTATCTGGCCTGTAGCAGATCAGTTAACGTCCAGTTCAGATACAGCGGGAATCTGCTGGGATGGGTCTACTGTATGAGCGTTCTGCATACGGTAGATTATGACGCGTGGGAAGAAGTACGGCAGACGCTGGCGCCGGAAGTGGAGCCGGATCTTGCGGCAAACCGGGAGTACTGGGCCAGATATGACGGGGCAGTGGCAGAAGTATCCAACAAGGTGAATGATACCTATTTGAAGGCAAACGGCCAGGATGACGGGGTGAAAAGTTATGACCGCATGGTCGATCTGATCGTCGCCTATTATTTGCAAGTTATTCTGGCGTAG
- a CDS encoding ABC transporter ATP-binding protein, protein MRLEARGVAYQYGNGSPRILEDFDFEMEHTERVGIMAPSGYGKTTLCKLLSGYLKPERGQVLLDGRPLSQENGYCPVQMIWQQPEMAVNPRMRMRDVILEGDQVEERVWRELGIEEDWMNRFPTELSGGELQRFCIARALGKRTRFLLADEISTMLDLITQSQIWDFLVKEVGRRQIGLIVVSHNKPLLDHVCTRIANLSKTAYNK, encoded by the coding sequence ATGAGATTAGAGGCACGCGGGGTTGCTTACCAGTATGGAAATGGAAGTCCAAGGATTCTTGAAGACTTTGATTTTGAAATGGAACACACGGAGAGGGTGGGCATTATGGCACCCAGCGGATATGGGAAGACAACTCTGTGCAAACTGCTTTCCGGTTATCTGAAGCCGGAAAGAGGCCAGGTTCTTCTGGATGGAAGGCCTCTTAGCCAGGAGAACGGCTACTGCCCGGTTCAGATGATCTGGCAGCAGCCGGAGATGGCTGTCAATCCAAGGATGCGTATGAGAGACGTGATTCTGGAAGGAGACCAGGTTGAAGAACGAGTCTGGAGGGAGCTAGGGATCGAAGAAGACTGGATGAACCGGTTTCCCACAGAGTTATCCGGCGGCGAATTGCAGCGATTCTGCATAGCCAGGGCGCTGGGGAAAAGGACAAGGTTTTTACTAGCAGATGAGATCAGTACCATGCTGGACTTGATCACTCAGAGCCAGATATGGGACTTCCTGGTCAAGGAAGTAGGGCGAAGGCAGATCGGACTGATCGTAGTCAGCCACAACAAGCCCTTGCTTGATCATGTCTGCACGAGAATTGCAAATTTGAGCAAGACTGCATATAATAAGTAA
- a CDS encoding MATE family efflux transporter codes for MTETPVPRLITRLGIPTIISMLITNIYNTVDTYFVSMAGTSASGAVGIVFSLMAILQAFGFMFGHGAGSLISRKLGKKDKESASRFASTSFFMALLFGTLIGALGILFLTPFMRLLGSTETILPYARQYGFFILLAGPFMTSSCVLNNILRYEGRAAYAMVGLTAGGILNMIGDPILMFYLNLGVAGAGLSTALSQMISFLILLGMFLTGKTESKLSIRLVTKKAEDVIMIVKTGFPSLIRQGLGSISTMLLNHQAGVYGDAAVAAMSIVNRICMLIFSVGLGLGQGYQPVAAFNYGAGKYDRVKKGFWFTAASGEIILGGLAAMGLLVSADVIGLFRDDPEVIRIGVTALRLQCVACFFQPLTVCTNMMFQSVGESGKASFLASLRSGICFIPLILILPSFMGLAGVQIAQTAADLMTFAISLPLLIPFLRTLEKTNEKESCEI; via the coding sequence ATGACGGAGACGCCAGTGCCACGGCTCATAACGCGGCTTGGCATCCCCACGATCATCAGCATGCTGATAACGAATATCTATAATACGGTAGATACATATTTCGTGAGCATGGCAGGGACCAGCGCCAGCGGGGCTGTGGGCATCGTGTTCAGCCTGATGGCGATTCTTCAGGCATTCGGATTCATGTTCGGCCATGGGGCAGGGAGCCTCATTTCCCGCAAGTTGGGGAAGAAGGATAAGGAAAGCGCCAGCAGGTTCGCGTCCACCAGTTTCTTCATGGCGTTGCTGTTTGGAACATTGATTGGAGCCCTGGGAATTCTATTCCTGACTCCATTTATGCGGCTGCTGGGCAGTACGGAGACGATACTGCCTTATGCCAGGCAGTATGGATTCTTTATTCTGCTTGCAGGGCCATTCATGACCAGCAGCTGCGTGCTGAATAACATCCTGCGTTATGAAGGGCGGGCGGCCTACGCCATGGTGGGGCTTACCGCGGGCGGGATTCTGAATATGATCGGGGATCCCATCCTGATGTTCTATCTGAACCTGGGCGTTGCCGGAGCCGGGCTGTCTACGGCGCTGTCACAGATGATCAGTTTCCTTATCCTCCTTGGCATGTTTCTTACTGGGAAGACAGAGAGCAAACTTTCGATCCGTCTGGTGACGAAGAAGGCGGAAGATGTGATAATGATCGTAAAGACGGGATTCCCCAGCCTGATCCGTCAAGGGCTTGGCAGTATATCCACCATGCTTCTTAACCATCAGGCTGGCGTCTACGGGGATGCGGCGGTGGCTGCCATGAGTATTGTGAACCGGATCTGCATGCTGATCTTTTCTGTAGGGCTTGGCCTGGGGCAAGGCTATCAGCCGGTGGCTGCGTTCAACTATGGTGCGGGAAAATACGACCGGGTGAAGAAAGGCTTCTGGTTTACAGCAGCATCAGGCGAGATCATCCTGGGCGGGCTCGCGGCGATGGGACTGCTCGTGTCGGCTGATGTTATCGGCCTGTTTCGGGATGACCCGGAGGTTATCCGAATCGGCGTGACGGCGCTTCGGCTCCAGTGTGTCGCCTGCTTCTTCCAGCCGCTTACGGTATGTACGAATATGATGTTCCAAAGCGTAGGGGAGAGTGGGAAGGCATCTTTTCTGGCATCGCTAAGAAGCGGCATCTGCTTCATCCCGCTGATATTGATCCTTCCGTCTTTTATGGGGCTTGCAGGCGTGCAGATTGCCCAGACGGCGGCCGATCTTATGACATTCGCAATATCGCTGCCGCTTTTGATACCATTTTTACGAACATTGGAGAAGACGAATGAAAAAGAAAGTTGTGAAATATAG
- a CDS encoding ABC transporter substrate-binding protein, with the protein MVKKRLISILGSIALVAGLLAGCGKSGSPDGGSVEREEDRLMDEVVVTMPATSEPESGFDPAYGWGAGEHVHEPLIQSTLTKTTEDLKIEKDLATDYQVSPDGLTWTVTIRDDAAFTDGEPLTAEDVAFTYNNCKDKSTVNDFTMLDKAVAVDDKTIEFHMTRAFSIWPYTMAVVGIVPEHAYDEKYGQNPMGSGRYIMKQWDKGQQVIFEANPDYYGEKPRIKKVTVLFMEEDAALAAAMAGKVDVAHTAASYSEQNVEGYSLLAVQTVDNRGFNLPCGKPREKEGITYGNSFTADVNVRRAINIGIDREEMIENVLNGYGTQAYSVCDKMPWYNSQCEVEYDQEEAKRLLSEAGWEEGKDGIREKNGERAAFTLMFSTGDSVRQALAEDTANQLREIGIEVKTEGVGWDVAYDRAQSEPLMWGWGAHTPMELYNIYHTLEGKGIGQAEYSPYANEKVDQYMDQALATGSLEDSYELWQKAQWDGNTGITQEGDIPWIWLCNIDHLYFVRDGLAIADQKIHPHGHGWSIVNNVDQWFWEDK; encoded by the coding sequence ATGGTGAAGAAAAGGCTGATAAGTATTTTAGGAAGCATTGCGCTGGTGGCGGGCCTTCTTGCAGGCTGCGGCAAAAGCGGCTCTCCAGATGGAGGTTCTGTAGAGAGGGAGGAAGACCGGCTGATGGATGAGGTTGTGGTAACCATGCCCGCAACGTCAGAGCCTGAATCTGGATTTGATCCGGCTTATGGCTGGGGAGCGGGAGAACACGTCCATGAGCCGCTGATCCAAAGCACTCTTACTAAGACGACAGAAGATCTTAAGATTGAAAAGGATCTGGCAACAGACTATCAGGTAAGCCCTGACGGCCTTACCTGGACGGTCACGATCCGTGATGACGCGGCGTTCACGGACGGGGAGCCTCTGACGGCGGAGGATGTGGCATTTACTTATAATAATTGCAAGGATAAGAGCACAGTCAATGATTTTACCATGCTGGATAAGGCTGTGGCAGTGGATGATAAGACTATTGAGTTCCATATGACAAGAGCATTTTCTATCTGGCCTTATACTATGGCGGTAGTGGGAATCGTCCCGGAACATGCCTATGACGAGAAGTATGGACAGAATCCGATGGGTTCTGGCCGCTATATCATGAAGCAGTGGGATAAAGGACAGCAGGTGATCTTTGAGGCCAATCCGGACTATTATGGGGAGAAGCCAAGAATTAAGAAAGTTACGGTTCTGTTCATGGAAGAGGACGCTGCGCTGGCAGCAGCAATGGCTGGAAAAGTGGATGTGGCGCATACTGCGGCTTCTTACAGCGAGCAGAACGTAGAAGGCTACAGTCTTTTGGCCGTGCAGACGGTAGACAACCGGGGATTTAACCTGCCGTGCGGCAAGCCGCGGGAAAAGGAGGGCATTACTTACGGCAACTCGTTTACGGCAGATGTGAATGTAAGGCGGGCGATCAATATCGGAATAGACCGGGAAGAGATGATTGAAAATGTGCTGAATGGATACGGAACCCAGGCCTATAGCGTATGTGACAAGATGCCCTGGTATAACAGCCAGTGCGAGGTGGAATATGACCAGGAGGAAGCAAAAAGGCTTCTTTCGGAGGCCGGATGGGAAGAGGGCAAAGACGGCATCCGGGAAAAGAACGGGGAAAGAGCAGCCTTTACCTTGATGTTCAGCACCGGGGACAGCGTCCGCCAGGCGCTTGCGGAAGATACGGCCAATCAGCTGAGGGAAATCGGGATTGAAGTGAAGACCGAGGGCGTAGGCTGGGATGTGGCGTACGACAGGGCCCAGTCAGAGCCGCTAATGTGGGGCTGGGGCGCCCATACGCCGATGGAACTGTACAATATTTATCATACTCTTGAAGGAAAAGGTATTGGACAGGCGGAGTATTCGCCTTACGCTAATGAAAAGGTAGACCAGTATATGGATCAGGCGCTTGCCACAGGCTCATTGGAAGATTCCTATGAATTATGGCAAAAGGCCCAGTGGGATGGAAACACTGGCATTACCCAGGAAGGGGATATCCCATGGATCTGGCTGTGCAATATAGATCATCTGTATTTTGTAAGGGACGGCCTAGCGATCGCGGATCAGAAGATCCATCCTCATGGGCATGGATGGTCTATAGTAAATAATGTGGATCAGTGGTTCTGGGAGGACAAATAA
- a CDS encoding ABC transporter ATP-binding protein, translated as MELLNIKDLNISFTQYDKGMRQTELNVIRSLDVTVNAGEMVAVVGSSGSGKSLLAHAILGLLPYNASIKGDMAYCGSELTQERIEKLRGNEIVMVPQSIAYLDPLMKIGPQIRKGRKDGTTKKKLRDIFSRYELKEDVQNLYPFELSGGMNRRILISTALIEEPRLVIADEPTPGLDLKVAKRAMGHFRELADMGAGVLVITHDLELALEVADRIVVFYAGCTVEEAKACDFEKEETLRHPYTKALWRAMPMHGFQTIEGTQPYAKDMPEGCPFSPRCQSYTKECVREVPLRHLRDGRVRCLHAR; from the coding sequence ATGGAATTACTGAATATCAAGGATCTGAATATATCGTTTACGCAGTATGATAAGGGGATGCGCCAGACCGAGCTGAACGTGATCCGCAGCCTGGATGTGACGGTGAACGCCGGGGAGATGGTGGCAGTGGTAGGCTCCAGCGGTTCAGGGAAAAGTCTGCTGGCCCATGCGATTCTGGGGCTTTTGCCTTATAATGCTTCCATAAAAGGCGATATGGCCTATTGTGGCAGCGAACTGACACAGGAGAGAATTGAAAAACTCAGGGGAAACGAGATCGTCATGGTTCCCCAGAGCATTGCGTATCTGGATCCTCTGATGAAAATAGGTCCACAGATCCGCAAAGGGAGAAAAGACGGAACTACGAAAAAGAAGTTAAGAGACATTTTTTCCAGGTATGAGTTGAAGGAGGATGTGCAGAATCTGTACCCTTTCGAACTTTCCGGGGGAATGAACCGGAGGATTCTGATCTCAACCGCCCTGATTGAAGAACCCAGGCTGGTGATTGCCGATGAGCCGACGCCGGGTCTGGACTTAAAGGTGGCAAAGAGGGCCATGGGGCATTTTCGGGAACTGGCGGATATGGGGGCTGGTGTGCTGGTGATCACCCACGATCTGGAACTGGCGCTTGAAGTGGCAGACCGGATTGTCGTCTTCTATGCGGGATGCACGGTGGAAGAAGCCAAAGCCTGTGATTTCGAGAAGGAAGAGACGCTGCGCCATCCTTATACCAAGGCGCTGTGGAGGGCCATGCCAATGCATGGATTCCAGACTATTGAAGGCACGCAGCCGTATGCCAAGGATATGCCTGAGGGGTGTCCGTTTTCTCCCAGATGCCAGTCATATACAAAGGAGTGTGTGAGGGAAGTTCCACTGCGACATCTAAGGGATGGGCGCGTCAGATGCCTGCATGCGAGATAG
- a CDS encoding YczE/YyaS/YitT family protein yields the protein MKKKVVKYSLLALLIILAAFSQTLSMKADIGVCACWDSVSMNVYQITGIKVGTFSIVGNLACVAIQLLILKKEFPPVKFLQIPVAILFGIVTNAVYYHVLVFEIHSYFVRMLLWALSYIGLALFIGALTIMDIITMPVEGTCYIISSRYGIDFAKLRLSADAACIIISLALTFAFGLTLKIREGTIAGMLVLGPLMGWCMKWEKKVLEHIDL from the coding sequence ATGAAAAAGAAAGTTGTGAAATATAGTTTGCTTGCCCTGCTGATCATACTGGCGGCATTCTCCCAGACATTAAGTATGAAGGCCGATATCGGCGTGTGCGCCTGCTGGGATTCTGTCAGCATGAATGTATATCAGATTACCGGAATAAAGGTAGGGACATTCAGCATAGTGGGGAATCTGGCCTGCGTGGCGATCCAGCTGCTGATTCTGAAGAAAGAATTTCCACCTGTGAAATTCTTACAGATTCCAGTAGCCATCCTTTTCGGTATTGTAACGAACGCAGTATACTATCATGTACTGGTTTTTGAGATACACAGCTACTTTGTCAGGATGCTGTTGTGGGCGTTATCCTATATAGGTCTCGCGCTTTTTATTGGAGCGCTGACGATCATGGATATCATTACCATGCCTGTAGAGGGAACTTGCTATATCATAAGCAGCAGGTATGGAATTGATTTTGCCAAACTGCGCCTGTCAGCGGATGCAGCCTGCATTATAATCTCTCTGGCCCTGACATTTGCCTTTGGCCTGACCTTGAAGATTCGCGAGGGGACGATAGCGGGAATGCTGGTGCTGGGGCCACTGATGGGATGGTGTATGAAATGGGAGAAGAAAGTACTGGAACATATTGACTTATAG
- a CDS encoding ABC transporter permease, producing the protein MKRRYAIKITQNIIRALLLVILTSMVAFALMKASPVDPLQANVGQAALGSMSQEQIEKLREYWGVGTSPVRQYLSWAADFATGDMGTSLLYRQPVKDVIAVKLSNSLFLMALAWVISGILGFALGAVAGMNEGRLIDKGIKGYCLLISSTPTFWLALLLLVVFGVWLKILPIGLSVPIGVEASGVTFMDRVYHAILPAVTLSITGVSNIALHTREKTIDIMESDFMLFALARGERGWRLFWRHGFRNVLLPAITLHFAAISEIIGGSVLVEQVFSYPGIGQAAVAAGLGSDMPLLMAITIVTALFVFGGNLIANLLYGLVDPRIRRGGEAQ; encoded by the coding sequence ATGAAAAGGCGCTATGCCATTAAGATCACTCAAAACATCATACGGGCGCTGCTTTTGGTGATCCTGACCAGCATGGTGGCATTCGCGCTTATGAAGGCCTCCCCGGTAGACCCGCTTCAGGCGAACGTCGGGCAGGCCGCGCTGGGCAGCATGAGCCAGGAGCAGATTGAGAAGCTGCGTGAATATTGGGGAGTCGGGACATCCCCTGTCCGGCAGTACCTGTCCTGGGCCGCCGATTTCGCTACAGGCGATATGGGGACATCCCTTTTGTATCGTCAGCCGGTCAAGGACGTGATCGCGGTCAAACTGTCGAATTCCCTTTTCCTGATGGCGCTTGCCTGGGTGATCTCGGGGATACTGGGATTTGCGCTGGGAGCGGTCGCCGGGATGAATGAGGGACGTTTGATAGACAAGGGAATCAAGGGCTATTGCCTTTTGATCTCCAGCACGCCCACCTTCTGGCTGGCGCTTCTTCTGCTGGTAGTATTCGGAGTATGGCTGAAAATACTGCCTATTGGGCTTAGCGTGCCGATCGGAGTGGAGGCCAGCGGGGTTACATTCATGGACCGGGTGTATCACGCGATTCTGCCAGCGGTTACTTTGAGCATTACCGGCGTATCAAATATCGCGCTTCATACCAGGGAGAAGACGATAGATATCATGGAAAGCGACTTTATGCTGTTTGCGCTAGCCAGAGGAGAGAGGGGCTGGAGGCTTTTCTGGCGCCATGGATTCCGCAACGTCCTGCTTCCCGCGATTACGCTGCACTTTGCGGCCATCAGCGAGATTATCGGAGGCTCCGTCCTTGTAGAGCAGGTGTTCTCCTATCCGGGGATTGGGCAGGCGGCGGTAGCGGCAGGGCTTGGAAGCGATATGCCGCTTTTGATGGCGATTACCATCGTCACCGCCCTGTTCGTCTTTGGAGGCAATCTGATCGCCAATCTCCTCTATGGGCTGGTTGACCCTAGAATCAGAAGAGGAGGGGAGGCACAATGA
- a CDS encoding glycine/sarcosine/betaine reductase component B subunit — MGIGTSMKETSLHYYRDPLVEAVSEDPEVNLRGIIIVGSPDKNEDKYLSAERVGVSLECMRADGAIFSCNGIGNNHVDYAHAIEAAEVRDVPVVALSMCPAKDFVVQNDHLDGVLSYYKTIDKMGQAGDETTVLAENTVNKLDARKALAMLKLKMRKKEQR, encoded by the coding sequence ATGGGAATTGGAACAAGCATGAAAGAAACTTCCCTGCATTATTACAGGGATCCTTTGGTAGAAGCCGTATCGGAAGACCCGGAAGTCAATCTGAGGGGCATCATCATTGTGGGATCGCCGGATAAGAATGAGGATAAATATCTGTCAGCGGAGCGGGTCGGGGTCAGCCTGGAATGCATGAGGGCGGACGGAGCCATTTTCTCCTGCAATGGGATTGGCAATAATCACGTTGATTATGCCCATGCCATTGAAGCGGCAGAAGTAAGGGATGTGCCAGTGGTGGCTCTTAGCATGTGTCCGGCGAAGGACTTCGTGGTGCAGAATGATCATCTGGATGGCGTGCTGTCCTACTATAAGACGATCGACAAGATGGGGCAGGCCGGGGATGAGACGACGGTACTTGCCGAGAATACGGTAAATAAGCTGGATGCCAGAAAGGCGCTGGCAATGCTGAAATTAAAAATGAGAAAGAAAGAACAGAGGTAG
- a CDS encoding DUF1847 domain-containing protein: protein MEIEKMSCIDCAVKNCDKEDKAFPEFCVTTHLNQEVLQDALECYREEENHATMVAAAEVEYEHYCQYTRVQEIMAFAEKIGAKKIGIATCVGLLSESRTLARIFRNHGFEVYGVACKVGVVPKVDIGIPEKCTGIGKNMCNPILQAKLLNEQKTDLNVVVGLCVGHDSLFYKYSDAIVTTAVTKDRVLGHNPVAALYTADSYYKEKLNK, encoded by the coding sequence ATGGAGATTGAAAAGATGTCATGTATTGACTGTGCAGTAAAGAATTGTGATAAGGAAGATAAGGCGTTTCCAGAATTCTGCGTGACCACGCATCTGAACCAGGAAGTATTGCAGGATGCGCTGGAGTGCTATCGGGAAGAAGAGAATCATGCGACGATGGTAGCAGCGGCGGAAGTGGAATACGAGCATTACTGCCAGTACACAAGAGTACAGGAGATCATGGCTTTTGCTGAAAAGATCGGGGCGAAGAAGATTGGTATCGCCACCTGTGTCGGCTTGCTGTCAGAGAGCCGTACTTTAGCAAGAATATTCAGGAATCATGGATTTGAAGTGTATGGTGTTGCCTGCAAAGTGGGCGTCGTGCCAAAGGTTGACATCGGAATACCAGAGAAATGTACCGGGATCGGGAAGAACATGTGCAATCCGATTCTTCAGGCCAAGCTTCTCAATGAGCAGAAAACGGACTTGAACGTAGTGGTTGGCCTGTGCGTAGGACATGACAGCCTGTTCTATAAATATTCGGACGCGATCGTGACTACAGCGGTGACAAAAGACAGAGTGCTGGGGCATAACCCGGTGGCTGCGCTTTACACGGCGGATAGTTATTACAAAGAGAAATTAAATAAATAA
- a CDS encoding ABC transporter permease, with the protein MKHLNRRKRVMAGVALATAFLLAVFIGGSICSELAVATDFTQKNLPPGAGHLFGTDWMGRDMLARTLKGLSLSIFLGILAAGASACIALILGIASATLGKTVDKVITFIIDLILGIPHILLLLLISVALGKGLRGVALGIALTHWPSLARLIRAEVLQLKESPYIQVAQKLGKSRWYIARKHMLPHLLPQFLVGLVLLFPHAILHESSITFLGFSLSAQQPAIGIVLSESMKHLVTGKWWLALYPGIFLALTVAMFYVAGEGLRKIADPGSVHG; encoded by the coding sequence ATGAAGCATTTGAACCGTAGAAAGAGAGTAATGGCAGGGGTGGCGCTGGCGACGGCCTTCCTTCTTGCCGTATTTATCGGAGGTTCTATCTGCTCTGAACTGGCAGTGGCGACAGACTTTACTCAGAAGAACCTTCCTCCGGGAGCGGGACATCTTTTTGGCACGGACTGGATGGGACGGGATATGCTGGCGCGGACGTTGAAAGGACTGTCTTTGAGCATTTTTCTTGGAATCCTGGCAGCCGGGGCCAGCGCATGTATTGCCCTGATTCTGGGGATTGCTTCCGCGACACTTGGAAAGACTGTGGATAAGGTCATTACGTTTATCATTGATCTGATACTTGGAATCCCGCATATCCTTTTGCTGCTTTTGATCTCAGTGGCTCTGGGCAAAGGGCTTAGAGGCGTGGCCCTGGGAATCGCGCTGACGCACTGGCCATCCCTTGCCCGCCTGATACGGGCGGAAGTATTACAGCTTAAAGAAAGTCCGTACATACAGGTTGCGCAGAAACTTGGAAAGAGCAGATGGTACATTGCCCGAAAGCACATGCTGCCCCATCTGCTGCCCCAGTTCCTGGTAGGGCTGGTGCTTTTATTTCCCCATGCGATCCTGCATGAGTCCAGCATCACCTTCCTGGGATTCAGCCTGTCTGCACAGCAGCCCGCGATCGGTATCGTGCTGTCAGAATCTATGAAGCATCTGGTGACGGGAAAATGGTGGCTTGCCCTGTATCCCGGAATATTCCTGGCACTGACTGTAGCCATGTTCTATGTAGCAGGGGAAGGGCTTCGCAAGATTGCAGATCCAGGAAGCGTGCACGGATAG
- a CDS encoding AAA family ATPase — translation MSKRVITIGRQFGSDGRIIGNALAAKLGINCYDKELIKLASEQIDIPYEQLKRVDEKREKPWSYQVDLDSGLDRRYRYEHIDEKLFETQSDVILKLAEREDCIIVGRCADYVLKDCQTSRHVFLYAPYDDRIRTVMERYSLDEKKAEQLIRKVDKDRSYYYNYYTDQYWEDMENYDLCLDTAAFDREQLLDILAKVYEQI, via the coding sequence ATGAGTAAACGTGTAATTACCATCGGACGGCAATTCGGAAGTGACGGGCGCATCATCGGAAACGCTCTGGCAGCAAAGCTTGGGATCAACTGTTATGACAAGGAACTCATCAAACTGGCATCCGAACAGATCGATATTCCCTATGAGCAGTTAAAGCGTGTAGATGAAAAACGTGAAAAGCCCTGGTCTTATCAAGTCGATCTGGATTCCGGCCTGGACCGCAGATATCGATATGAGCACATTGACGAGAAACTGTTTGAGACCCAGTCTGACGTGATCTTAAAACTTGCCGAAAGGGAGGACTGCATCATCGTAGGCCGCTGCGCTGACTATGTCCTTAAAGACTGCCAGACGAGCCGCCACGTCTTCTTGTATGCGCCTTATGACGACCGTATCCGGACAGTCATGGAGCGTTATTCTCTGGATGAGAAGAAGGCGGAGCAGCTGATCCGCAAGGTAGACAAAGACAGGAGCTACTACTACAACTATTATACGGATCAGTATTGGGAAGATATGGAGAATTACGACCTCTGCCTGGATACCGCTGCCTTCGACAGAGAACAGCTTCTGGATATCCTGGCGAAAGTCTATGAACAGATCTGA
- the prdD gene encoding proline reductase cluster protein PrdD encodes MNVGSRLTVKAYPVTELCYGDENRVTVDGRMTVCKNIADKILAQEPLIKEIDIRIIMPDEHQQHTNTVMDVIPLATKVLGRVGEGITHTLTGVYVLLTGVDESGRQVCNFGASDGILEEKIAWGRAGTPLRSDMLISFDVVLKEGSWADRPGPEAAHRACDTFCQIFRDQMKKFNGYKCAEKHVFQETYEPGKKDVYIVKEVSGQGAVYDTRMFGHEPCGFEGGKSVIDMGCMPALVTPNEFRDGIMRAMD; translated from the coding sequence ATGAATGTAGGATCAAGGCTGACGGTTAAGGCGTACCCTGTCACAGAATTGTGCTATGGGGATGAGAATCGGGTGACGGTGGATGGCAGGATGACGGTCTGCAAGAATATTGCAGACAAGATTCTGGCGCAGGAACCATTGATTAAGGAGATTGATATCCGTATTATCATGCCGGATGAGCACCAGCAGCATACCAACACGGTGATGGATGTGATTCCTCTGGCAACAAAAGTGCTGGGACGGGTGGGGGAGGGCATTACCCATACCCTGACAGGCGTATATGTGCTCCTTACCGGCGTGGATGAGAGCGGGCGCCAGGTGTGCAATTTTGGAGCCAGCGACGGAATACTCGAGGAGAAGATTGCCTGGGGGCGGGCAGGAACGCCGCTTAGGAGCGATATGCTGATCTCCTTTGACGTAGTCCTTAAGGAAGGATCCTGGGCGGACCGTCCGGGCCCGGAAGCAGCCCATCGCGCCTGCGATACATTCTGCCAGATATTCCGGGATCAAATGAAGAAGTTCAATGGATACAAGTGCGCAGAAAAGCATGTTTTTCAGGAGACGTATGAGCCGGGGAAAAAAGATGTCTATATTGTAAAGGAAGTATCCGGGCAAGGCGCCGTATATGATACACGGATGTTCGGACATGAGCCTTGCGGATTCGAAGGCGGGAAGTCTGTCATTGATATGGGCTGCATGCCTGCGCTGGTGACGCCCAATGAATTCAGGGATGGCATTATGCGCGCGATGGACTAG